CCTACGGATGAGTTTGTATATAGGTCATATCCTACGAATGAGTTTGTTTATAGGTCATATCCTACGAATGAGTTTGTATATAGGTCATATCCTACGGATGAGTTTGTTTATAGGTCATATCCTACAGATGAGTTTGTATATAGGTCATATTCTACGGATGAGTTTGTATATAGGTCATATCCTACGGATGAGTTTGTATATAGGTCATATCCTACGAATGAGTTTGTATATAGGTCATATCCTACGGATGAGTTTGTGTATAGGTAATTCATAGTTCATTCGTAGGTCATTCGTAGGTCATTTGGTTATCTAGTGGGAAGTTTGTGGATCTGATGGATGAGAAGAACACAGGCGCCCAGCTGATGGCAAGCTTCACTGTTATGATTGGAGACCAGGATGAAGCCAGTAAGCTTCCCTTTTTTCTACTTGACCCATGAGCATTGTTCCGATCTACCTATATTCCCATGTTATTAAGCTTGTGTAAAAGTTCTTCCTGTTGCTGGTTACTTTTAGAATGCGCTTTCTATGTTGTAGTACATCTATGGAAATATAAAGGAGGCTACGCAGCATACAACAAGGCTTTGATGGCATACAGAACTGAtcctgtaaatatttttttggtttttacgTGCAGAAGCCTTGAAATGTTAAAACAGAAACTTGCTGTTGTTTTATCCCTTCtgttgatgaaatatatatttaatacgaTAAATCACAGTTGACAAATCGAATATGAAAGCTCCTTTATCTGTCCATATCTCAAGGCCATTTATATGACAATTATATAATTCTTGGGGGCCTTGTCTTTAGTACTTTTGAGTACtaaaatttgctatttttagtATGTTAGTACTTTCagatttatgtattttctttGCTGTCTGATACACGTACTCATAACTAATAGAAATTATTCTGCTCTTCCATACTTGCAGGATATCCTGGAGTACAGGCTTGAAAGAAACTCCATGCTAAGGTCTAGATATAATCAAATACTGCTTAGATTTGGGTTCTGGGAATTCAAACGAGACAGAGAGCCAAATAACATGTACGAGCTGAGAAGTTATGATTTGAAGGTAATGTTCACTAGAGTTAACTGAAGAGTGAGGGCTTGCAGGTGCTGTTCTCTTGAGCTCACTGAGTAGTAATGGCAATGTTCAGTATGGCTTGCTGTTGTAGCATAAAAATGTTGAGTAATGCAGTTGAAATGAATTGATAGAGTTAACAGGATGATATGGTTGACCTGTGGTCAGTATACAAGTCACATAACTGTATCAACTTTATCTGCCTAGTTCATAAATTGTAAGGAATGTTCCTTGAATGTAAAAAATCCTTATGAAAATCAAATTATAACGTATTGGAAACTATAGTCTTCTAGTATTGAGTATTCCGCCAGTGTAGCGCAGTGTATTCATGAAAGAAAAGGCATCTACAAGTTAGTTGTTTACTTGACCACATGTGTTAAACAGATTCAAATCttgttacatgtataattatgtaattGTGTAAACTGTATCAAAATACAATGCACGTACATGTTGCGGTGTAGACCAGCTCAAGGTATTCTATGGTCGGTAAATTATTTGTCATATATTCCAAAATACTGACAGAATATGCACTTGTGGTTGAAGGCAGGATCTATGATAGAGTGGGGCAATCACTGGGCTCGCGGCCTTAAACACAGACAAGGCAACAACGAGGCTGTCTGTGGCTTTTTCTCTCACATCGGAAATCTCAACCAGTGTCATCATCTCTGGGCTTATAAAGACTTGCAGACACGGAAGGAGACGCGAGATGCTGCATGGCAGCGCCCTGGTTGGGATGAGAATGTTAGATACACAGGTAGGTACCTCTGAGTGATTGATATTACACATTCACTCATCCACAGTCTAGATCACTCCACAACTCTGTGTTAGATTTTATGTACATTCATTGCTGAGTGTATCACTGTGTTTCCTTGCTTTGATTGGGTTCGGAGTTGTCCATTGTCGATAAATTTACACCTTACCGTTTTAACAATTTGGAGTTGTACTGTATAGATCTTTCCAAGATTACTCAATGTGTTCCTCAAAATAAAACTCATTAAAGTAGACTCGGTTACGGGTcacggtcacttttcaattcatgcatAGCCAACTAGCTGCACTAACTAAGCCAGGGATGCCTGATCGCATTGCTAAGATATCTTTACCTCCAGCGGGGAAGGCTTAGTCTAGGATTATTGATTTGGATCCGTCAGCTCGTTTATGATGTCGAATAGTACTCTTGCAACGAATTTACAAATTGAGTGAAATGGCGTCAAATGCGTCTGGATTTTACTGTCCATGATTTAGAGTGAACACAACTCCAAGCCCATTCGAAGCATGTAAGCACATTGTATGAGtagttgttaaaggttgacttgcaataaaattcacattaaagttatttggtatcaaaagattcaccatgtcttactttgttgtgttgtaggtgccaaatatgtggaaatgtgattacaagctcttaaaagctcaaaaacatgCTCAAAAAGCTCagcgtttttgagtttttaagagcttgtaatcacctttccacgtacatgtatttggcacctacaacacaacagagtaagacatggtgaatcttttggtaccaaataacttcaatgtgaattttattgcaagtcaaccttttaacACTCACTATATATAGGACAAACCGTTGCATGCATGCTCCCGGCTGAACAGCTTTTTTCACTTGTCTGTGAAAATGGTTCTGAACAGAGTTAAAAGTGTTAATACTTTCCTTCAGTCTCCAATTTTTTTGAAGCATTTTTCATGCCCTCCTCGGATATAGTCACTTATGGAAATTGTCATTTTCCACAAGAAGTATCTCTGACATCTGTAAACATACATGTGTCAGATAGTTTGgggtttttgtttattcaaactGCACAGGTATCATACTGTTATAGATCTGTCATTTCTGAAGTACATTCATTTCAGCTTCTATTTACTTGCTGATGTAGAATGTAAAACTCTGTTGTTAGTGTTAGCTagtgttgtcttctctttcttGCTAGCCATGATTGGTATAGAATGATGATTTCTATCAATAGAATCCTGCAGCAATCGTTTTGGTTATTTAAAGATGGCGTTTTATGGAACTTGAAAGCGCCTCACGTGCCTCACTAAACTACAGAAACAAATGACACACATTTTGCTTCATAACTTTTTGAAGAGTATTAGGTTGCCTGCAGAGATTGCATGCTgtcatcaatgatataaaacccccCACAAGGGTAGGCGAAGGCTATCATATGggtggggtttaatgatcgagctctgttgggataaACTCGAATGTAGCATCAgaacaaagaaatatgctgaacAAAGCCCTTtgcaaatttacaaatattatgaacactTGGTGTTATTctactgatctgttggtttcgttttgttgtcaaaaaatatagttgcccaatattgtcaccgttatgatcagtcagttgccattcacaagcatttgtgatattaatagtcaccatTGTGAAATCGTCCAAAttaggttttatatttagatttagAGTAttaaaactacactgcacagctttgcctgctgtcccatcttattggccaggtcaaacgatgtgacaacgatgaaagactgtcattttatattaggggtggcaaaatattaatcaaaaattaGAGGAAAAAGGACATTGTTCgggtgattttgggtaaattatatttaactttaagcatatattaCAACCCTTAATAAtctcaaaattggtaaaaataggtaatttgaaatgttttattttccatggatcaaTTTTtctggttaggtattacccctaaaCTGTAGTATTTCAAGGTTCACTATTGTGAACCGCTGGggctactgactgaatgagctaatgtcacgataacagcgagtcgtgttttcaaaaacctaacaaggcgaCGCGACTGCCCCGCCAGAACTGTGTTAGCTCCGAGGCCCAGGCTAGCACAaccccaacagagctcgatcattaaaccccgcccatatgatagccgttgcCTATCCTTGTGGGGGTGTTTATATCATTACTGTCATGTAACCTATACTCAAACTATCAACCCCACAATCTGGGTATTCGCTGACGTTGCTGAGCACCATTTCTTAATTTTTGAGGTGGTTTGTATGTGAAAAAGggttgtgtgtgtgcgtgctcCAGTCTCGTGGagatttttcaataattttcttgGTTTTTGCAAGTTTATACCATTTTTTCAATTATGATTTCGTTCAAGTTCAACTGTTCACAGACTTTTACTCAATGAGTGAGTCATTCTGTTTTTCACTTTCAGTGCCCCTCATCAGGAACCATCAGTCTAGAATTCTCATACCTACTCCATCTTCTCCTCTACAGTAACTCATATAGATTCTACCAACTACCTGCATGATGTCAAAGGCTACACGGCTATATCTATGCATGCAGGAAGAAATTCTTCAATGTTATTTTTCAGTGAATTTTGCAGCCTTTCGTATCAATGAGTTTGCAAGTTTCTTTGTGACTGGGTTGGCTCTGAGTTGTTCACAGATTTCCATCACTTTCACAGAATTATGATGATAAGGAGGATGATCTGGTTTATTAAGAAACTggtggtttttatttttcagcCTGGTAGTTCAGTAACCTATTCAGCTGATGCTTGTATGTTCGAAATACCTCAATAACCTACGTTATGCCGTTTTGTTGATGTGTTTTTTAAGCACAGGGTGCtcaaatgtatataaaattggCAAGAATAGAAGACTTGTTTTCTCTATAGCTTTTTCATCTTTGGTAGACTTGAGTTATTCACATGGCTTCTTTGAAAGATATTAACTCTCTCAATTTATTGACTTGAGCTTTCAAAGCATCACACTTGGAATGGTTCGTATAACTAATCAATGCAGATCCTTTAGATTCATCGAATTTTTAGCTTTTTGTCAGTAATACTAAGCTTGCTCCTTCATACATTCTTGACTTTGACATTATATGCCATGTGATCTGTAGATACCAGTTGGTTTAAATTTTGTTGCTTCTGATTAAGATCATGCAGAACTTGGAAAAAATTATTGGGTTTattatttcttgtactgaactACATTTTAAAACTATCCAGTCTAGAGTTGAAATTTACTTACACCGAGATAGCTGTACACAATACATATTTTGCATGTGGAAAAATCcttatttttattgcattatgttgtattaaaAAAGTGTCTGTCAGAGATACAGATGCTTAGGCTTAGCACTTCATGCTCTGTAAGTTGCCTGTACAGCCAATGCGATATTGGTGTTATTTTTAGTGCTGCAAGCTTGTTCTCCGTGGAACAGCAGTTTTCCATTGCTAGTTTTAatgtta
Above is a window of Watersipora subatra chromosome 3, tzWatSuba1.1, whole genome shotgun sequence DNA encoding:
- the LOC137389878 gene encoding protein NipSnap-like; its protein translation is MIIFEMSLNAIKCIGRVNRNLMQYAKVVSQTRCFSGTPALTTDSWFKKIIPSRQPMDTPSETQSKLLSELDSVYELQFHKVKPENMLTYLTQFGKFVDLMDEKNTGAQLMASFTVMIGDQDEAIHLWKYKGGYAAYNKALMAYRTDPDILEYRLERNSMLRSRYNQILLRFGFWEFKRDREPNNMYELRSYDLKAGSMIEWGNHWARGLKHRQGNNEAVCGFFSHIGNLNQCHHLWAYKDLQTRKETRDAAWQRPGWDENVRYTVPLIRNHQSRILIPTPSSPLQ